Proteins encoded by one window of Chryseobacterium aquaeductus:
- the radA gene encoding DNA repair protein RadA yields MAKLKTAYFCQNCGSQYPQWTGQCKNCLEWNTLVEEIVEKTTSKTPPFSKTKQSVINIIEVEAIEEPRIKTPSDELNRVLGGGIVLGSVTLIGGEPGIGKSTLLLQLALKMKKKVFYVSGEESASQIKMRADRLADIKNPNCFLYTETSLEKILHEAKKLEPDFVIIDSIQTLQSQLIESSPGTVSQIRECSNEIIKYAKENNVPVFLVGHITKDGQIAGPKVLEHMVDVVLNFDGDRNHLFRLLRANKNRFGSTAEIGIYEMVSQGLKEIKNPSEILITKKFEELSGNSVAVTLEGNRPMLLEIQALVSTAVYGTPQRSCTGFDSKRLNMLLAVLEKRAGFQLGAKDVFLNITGGIKTDDPALDLAVVASILSSNEDIAISEHFCFAGEIGLSGEIRPVAQVEQRITEAEKLGYEKIFVSNLNKIPKRKFGIKIEEVSKVEDFHERLF; encoded by the coding sequence ATGGCAAAACTCAAAACAGCATATTTCTGTCAAAACTGCGGTTCGCAATATCCGCAATGGACGGGGCAATGTAAAAATTGTCTTGAATGGAACACTTTGGTGGAAGAAATTGTAGAAAAAACAACCTCAAAAACTCCTCCATTTTCAAAAACAAAGCAGAGCGTCATCAACATCATTGAAGTTGAAGCGATTGAAGAACCAAGAATAAAAACTCCTTCCGATGAACTCAATCGTGTTCTGGGAGGCGGCATTGTCTTAGGTTCAGTCACTTTGATCGGTGGTGAGCCAGGAATCGGAAAATCTACATTGCTCCTTCAGCTTGCTTTAAAGATGAAAAAGAAAGTCTTTTATGTTTCCGGGGAGGAAAGTGCTTCTCAGATCAAAATGAGAGCCGACCGTTTGGCAGATATAAAAAACCCAAACTGTTTTCTGTATACAGAAACTTCGTTAGAAAAAATTCTTCATGAAGCTAAAAAACTGGAGCCCGATTTTGTGATCATCGATTCTATTCAAACTTTGCAGTCTCAATTAATTGAAAGTTCGCCAGGAACCGTTTCTCAAATTCGTGAATGTTCTAATGAAATCATTAAATATGCAAAGGAAAATAACGTTCCTGTTTTTTTGGTCGGTCACATTACAAAAGATGGACAAATTGCCGGACCAAAAGTACTGGAACACATGGTTGACGTCGTTCTCAATTTTGATGGCGACAGAAATCATCTTTTCAGATTATTAAGAGCCAATAAAAATCGTTTTGGATCTACAGCAGAAATTGGAATTTACGAAATGGTTTCGCAAGGTTTAAAGGAAATAAAAAATCCCTCGGAAATTTTAATCACTAAAAAATTTGAGGAACTTTCAGGAAATTCCGTTGCGGTAACTTTGGAAGGAAACAGACCAATGCTTCTGGAAATTCAGGCGCTGGTGAGCACTGCAGTTTATGGAACTCCACAGAGAAGTTGTACAGGCTTCGATTCTAAAAGATTGAATATGCTTTTGGCAGTTTTAGAAAAAAGAGCCGGTTTTCAGTTAGGTGCAAAAGACGTTTTCTTAAATATTACAGGAGGAATAAAAACTGATGATCCTGCTTTAGATTTGGCAGTAGTTGCCTCTATTCTTTCATCCAACGAAGATATTGCGATTTCTGAGCATTTCTGTTTTGCAGGAGAAATTGGTTTGAGCGGTGAAATTCGTCCGGTGGCACAGGTCGAACAAAGAATTACTGAGGCAGAAAAATTAGGTTATGAAAAGATTTTTGTTTCCAATTTAAATAAAATTCCAAAGAGAAAATTCGGAATCAAAATTGAGGAAGTGAGCAAGGTTGAAGATTTTCACGAGAGATTATTTTAG
- a CDS encoding YceI family protein: MKKLLLSFVLALAGIFTFAQNTWSVDPMHSSVNFSIKHMGISFVQGRFDKFDGTVTAPGANLDDAKFNFNVYTESVNTSVDPRDKHLRSADFFDIEKFPAMKFEGATISQGKGNAYTLKGNLTIKDVTKEILIPVTFGGVTKNQQGKQVAGFQTKFTINRLDYNIKYDPTGAGVAKDVEVVLFFELVK, translated from the coding sequence ATGAAAAAATTACTTTTAAGTTTCGTGTTGGCATTAGCTGGTATTTTCACATTTGCTCAAAATACTTGGAGTGTAGATCCTATGCACTCATCAGTTAATTTCAGTATCAAACACATGGGTATCAGTTTTGTGCAAGGTAGATTCGATAAGTTTGATGGTACAGTTACTGCACCTGGAGCTAATTTAGATGATGCAAAATTCAACTTCAATGTTTATACAGAATCTGTAAATACATCAGTAGATCCACGAGATAAGCATTTGAGAAGTGCAGATTTCTTCGATATAGAAAAATTTCCAGCAATGAAGTTTGAAGGTGCTACAATTTCTCAGGGAAAAGGTAATGCTTACACGCTTAAAGGCAATTTGACTATTAAAGATGTTACTAAAGAGATATTAATTCCGGTAACTTTCGGAGGTGTTACAAAAAATCAGCAGGGAAAACAAGTTGCAGGTTTTCAGACTAAATTTACCATCAATCGTTTAGATTACAACATTAAATATGATCCTACAGGAGCCGGTGTTGCAAAAGATGTTGAGGTTGTTTTGTTTTTTGAATTGGTGAAATAA